One region of Pseudomonas alvandae genomic DNA includes:
- a CDS encoding EAL domain-containing protein: MNPMSVPANRRILVVDDTPAIHQDFRKILSPSAGNDDSLDDTESLLFGTPQVNRLQFQIDSAYQGEEALELVKRAQAEGQPYALVFADMRMPPGWDGLQTIEQLWKADPRLQIALCTAFSDYSWETMSERIEFDDQLLILKKPFDTLEIRQMASAMTWKWQLAQDAARKMRTLERTIEERVQELLKVSHLLQYDVLTELPNSMLLGDRLTQALAQCRRHDRQLAVMFIGLDRFKRINNALGHPVGDEMLKRVARTLATVVRESDSVFRYGSDEFVVILGDITDPQMTKGVAEKLLAAINSPHPIDGHDLTVTASLGISVYPADGFDAVALIKKAETAMRNVKENGPNDYRFFTEDMNRRARQQQTIESGLRLALQRKEFVLHYQPKLDLASGKVVGVEALVRWNRPDHGLVYPSDFIPVAEDSGLIVPLSQWVLQEACQQACRWQAEGMRPLYLSVNVSAIDFRQRGFVDGIARTLKETGLDPTQLELEITESVLMQNIDATVATLKAIKHLGIRLAIDDFGTGYSSLSYLQKFPVDVLKIDQSFVGDLSIDSNDAKLVSTIISLGKSLNLHIIAEGVETRDQLEFLKIHQCEEVQGYYFSKAVEPQAFSQWMAEWEQRPNPFS, from the coding sequence ATGAACCCCATGTCGGTACCCGCCAACCGGCGAATCCTCGTGGTGGACGACACACCCGCCATTCACCAGGACTTTCGCAAGATCCTCAGCCCCAGCGCCGGCAATGACGACTCGCTGGACGACACCGAGAGCCTGTTGTTCGGCACGCCCCAGGTCAATCGATTGCAGTTCCAGATTGACTCGGCCTACCAGGGCGAAGAGGCGCTGGAGCTGGTCAAGCGCGCCCAGGCCGAAGGCCAGCCTTATGCGCTGGTGTTCGCCGACATGCGCATGCCGCCGGGCTGGGACGGCCTGCAAACCATCGAACAACTCTGGAAAGCCGACCCGCGCCTGCAGATCGCCCTGTGCACGGCGTTTTCCGACTATTCGTGGGAAACCATGTCCGAACGCATCGAGTTCGACGACCAGTTGTTGATCCTCAAGAAGCCGTTCGACACCCTGGAAATCCGCCAGATGGCCAGTGCCATGACTTGGAAATGGCAACTGGCGCAGGACGCGGCCCGGAAGATGCGCACCCTGGAACGGACGATCGAAGAGCGGGTCCAGGAATTGCTCAAGGTGTCCCACCTGCTGCAATACGACGTGCTCACCGAACTGCCCAACAGCATGTTGCTCGGTGATCGCCTGACCCAGGCCCTGGCCCAATGCCGCCGCCATGATCGGCAACTGGCGGTGATGTTCATCGGCCTCGACCGTTTCAAGCGTATCAACAATGCGCTGGGGCACCCGGTGGGGGATGAAATGCTCAAGCGCGTGGCGCGGACACTGGCAACCGTGGTGCGTGAGTCCGACTCGGTGTTTCGCTACGGTTCCGACGAGTTCGTGGTGATCCTCGGCGATATCACCGACCCGCAGATGACCAAGGGCGTGGCGGAAAAACTGCTGGCGGCGATCAACTCCCCGCACCCCATCGATGGCCACGATCTGACGGTCACGGCGAGCCTGGGCATCAGCGTGTATCCGGCCGACGGCTTCGACGCCGTGGCGCTGATCAAGAAAGCCGAGACGGCGATGCGCAACGTCAAGGAAAACGGCCCCAACGATTACCGTTTTTTCACCGAGGACATGAACCGCCGGGCGCGGCAGCAGCAGACCATCGAGTCCGGCCTGCGCCTGGCCCTGCAGCGCAAGGAGTTCGTACTGCATTACCAGCCCAAGCTCGACCTGGCGAGCGGCAAGGTGGTCGGCGTCGAGGCGCTGGTGCGCTGGAACCGGCCCGACCACGGTCTCGTCTACCCGTCGGATTTCATTCCGGTGGCCGAGGACAGCGGCCTGATCGTGCCGCTGAGCCAATGGGTGCTCCAGGAAGCCTGCCAGCAGGCGTGTCGCTGGCAGGCCGAGGGCATGCGGCCGCTGTACTTGTCGGTCAACGTCTCGGCCATCGATTTTCGCCAGCGCGGTTTCGTCGACGGCATCGCCCGTACCCTCAAGGAAACCGGCCTGGACCCGACACAGTTAGAACTGGAGATCACCGAAAGCGTGCTCATGCAGAACATCGACGCCACCGTTGCCACCCTCAAGGCCATCAAGCACCTGGGTATCCGGCTGGCGATCGATGACTTCGGCACCGGTTATTCAAGCCTGAGTTACCTGCAGAAATTTCCGGTGGACGTGCTGAAGATCGACCAGTCGTTCGTCGGTGACCTGAGTATCGACAGTAACGACGCCAAACTGGTGAGCACCATCATCAGCCTGGGCAAGAGCCTGAACCTGCACATCATCGCCGAAGGCGTAGAGACCCGGGACCAACTGGAATTCCTGAAGATCCACCAGTGCGAAGAGGTGCAGGGCTATTACTTCAGCAAGGCCGTGGAACCACAAGCGTTCAGCCAATGGATGGCCGAATGGGAACAACGCCCGAACCCGTTTTCGTAA
- a CDS encoding glucosyltransferase domain-containing protein, with amino-acid sequence MSQFLWARTLTPREVLLFFLAASFLFIFPLVQADYFYNDDNWRALVAGGGWREEGRVVIEWLYNVLSFSSASADLFPLPLFIATTAVSFALKSLVFFYFERPTLVHCLVVLPIWYNPFLLQNLSYHYDGPAMALGLVALIHAVIWSSDKIWRNVLVPALLLALALSIYQVLIGFFIAMCCVEVIRLVWQGKPSQQVLRLIGCKLVAIGVGVSVYYLTAYQLMTGARQVLLPLDISSLLEIGNRLSFLARMFDGWVTEGAQALVWGGALLTLVGYVWGGIGLVRRAESPWREAPLLFCYLLAPAVLLFCIPGITLFFAEFNYGVRTLVAFSALLLLVFFLGLQMLMRLHARLGLVLLIPLLAMLSFSFGHGRVLSLQKQQEAVVLASLAYDINHSPLRDKDRIYMIPELKANWLPAASGLFAAMPAQQYVLGVGYVLLPESLPRAGITNVYLAKDPMVIASIRRGDFSPIVSTRFYDLFVIHDSGYISMKKPQGDPDVVSKLCLFVDVERCR; translated from the coding sequence GTGAGCCAGTTCCTGTGGGCAAGAACCTTGACGCCACGGGAAGTGCTGCTGTTTTTCCTGGCGGCCAGTTTTCTTTTCATCTTTCCCTTGGTGCAGGCCGATTATTTCTACAACGACGACAACTGGCGAGCGCTGGTGGCCGGAGGAGGTTGGCGCGAGGAGGGGCGAGTTGTCATCGAATGGCTCTATAACGTCCTCTCGTTCAGCTCGGCATCTGCGGACCTGTTTCCCTTGCCATTGTTCATCGCGACGACAGCTGTTTCGTTTGCGTTGAAATCGCTGGTTTTTTTCTATTTCGAACGACCGACGTTAGTTCATTGCCTGGTCGTCCTGCCCATCTGGTACAACCCTTTTCTCTTGCAGAACCTGTCTTATCACTATGACGGGCCGGCCATGGCGTTGGGATTGGTCGCGCTTATTCATGCCGTTATCTGGTCATCTGACAAGATCTGGCGAAACGTCCTGGTTCCGGCATTGTTATTGGCGCTGGCACTGTCCATCTACCAAGTGCTTATCGGTTTTTTTATCGCGATGTGCTGTGTTGAGGTGATCCGCCTGGTTTGGCAGGGCAAGCCTTCGCAGCAAGTGTTGCGGTTGATCGGCTGCAAGCTGGTGGCAATCGGTGTCGGCGTATCGGTTTATTACCTCACGGCTTATCAACTCATGACGGGAGCGCGTCAGGTGTTGTTGCCGTTGGACATCAGCAGCCTGCTGGAAATTGGAAATCGCCTTTCGTTTCTGGCGCGCATGTTCGATGGCTGGGTTACCGAAGGCGCCCAGGCATTGGTGTGGGGCGGTGCGTTGCTGACGCTGGTTGGGTACGTGTGGGGAGGCATCGGGTTAGTTCGTCGTGCGGAATCTCCCTGGCGAGAAGCACCGCTGTTGTTTTGTTATCTGCTGGCCCCTGCGGTGCTCTTGTTCTGTATCCCTGGCATCACGCTTTTTTTCGCCGAGTTCAACTACGGCGTCAGGACGCTGGTGGCTTTTTCGGCGTTGTTGTTGCTGGTGTTTTTTCTGGGGTTGCAAATGCTCATGCGCCTTCATGCACGCTTGGGATTGGTCCTGTTGATTCCATTACTGGCGATGTTGTCGTTTTCGTTCGGACACGGGCGCGTCCTCTCGCTGCAAAAACAACAGGAGGCCGTTGTGTTGGCCTCGCTGGCCTACGACATCAACCATTCGCCGCTGCGCGATAAGGATCGCATCTACATGATCCCCGAGCTGAAAGCCAACTGGCTCCCGGCAGCCAGCGGTTTATTCGCGGCGATGCCGGCTCAGCAATATGTGCTGGGCGTGGGCTACGTATTACTTCCCGAAAGCTTGCCGCGAGCGGGCATTACCAATGTGTACCTGGCCAAGGACCCAATGGTAATTGCATCGATTCGACGGGGGGATTTTTCGCCGATTGTTTCCACTCGTTTTTATGACCTCTTCGTCATCCACGACAGCGGATATATCTCGATGAAAAAGCCCCAGGGCGATCCTGATGTCGTGTCCAAGTTGTGTTTGTTCGTCGATGTCGAACGTTGTCGCTGA
- a CDS encoding cytochrome-c peroxidase: MASHGLILALGLLVGLSTAAHAEPLDEPLKPLPAVPNLDPKRVQLGQRLFNDPRLSVNNTLSCASCHRLDKGGADDKAFSLGFDGKPVEVNTPTVFNASLNFHQFWDGRVDTLEEQVHMVVISPTEMGSTWETVVKRIADDPDYAKAFSNAYPDGVNEPNIRNALADYERTLLTPNSRFDQYLLGNTDILTPREKFGYQRFKEYGCIACHQGVNIGGNMFQKFGVMGDYITDRGTPTRADEGRFNVTGDEADRQVFKVPSLRNVARTAPYFHSGSAPTLERAVEVMFKYQLGREPLKNDTELIVEFLKTLTGEWEGKPL, from the coding sequence ATGGCGTCACACGGATTGATTCTGGCTCTCGGCCTGCTCGTGGGATTGAGCACGGCCGCTCACGCCGAGCCACTGGACGAACCACTCAAGCCGCTGCCTGCCGTCCCGAACCTGGACCCCAAGCGGGTCCAGTTGGGCCAGCGGCTGTTCAATGACCCACGACTGTCGGTCAACAACACGCTGTCCTGCGCCAGCTGCCATCGCCTGGACAAGGGCGGTGCCGACGACAAGGCGTTTTCCCTGGGCTTCGACGGCAAGCCGGTGGAAGTCAATACGCCCACCGTGTTCAACGCCAGCCTGAACTTCCATCAGTTCTGGGACGGCCGCGTCGACACCCTGGAAGAACAGGTGCACATGGTAGTCATCAGCCCGACGGAAATGGGCAGCACCTGGGAAACGGTGGTCAAGCGCATCGCCGATGATCCGGACTATGCCAAGGCGTTTTCCAACGCGTATCCCGACGGGGTCAATGAACCGAATATCCGCAACGCCCTCGCCGACTACGAGCGCACCCTGCTGACCCCCAACTCGCGCTTTGACCAATACCTGCTGGGCAACACCGACATCCTCACGCCTCGGGAAAAATTCGGTTACCAGCGCTTCAAGGAATATGGCTGCATCGCTTGTCATCAAGGCGTGAACATCGGCGGCAACATGTTCCAGAAGTTCGGCGTCATGGGCGACTACATCACGGACCGCGGCACCCCCACCCGGGCAGACGAAGGGCGCTTCAACGTCACGGGCGACGAAGCCGACCGCCAGGTGTTCAAGGTACCCAGCCTGCGCAACGTCGCACGCACCGCGCCGTATTTCCACAGTGGCTCGGCGCCCACCCTGGAGCGTGCCGTAGAGGTCATGTTCAAGTACCAGTTGGGCCGCGAGCCCCTGAAAAACGATACGGAGCTGATCGTCGAGTTCCTCAAGACCCTCACGGGTGAATGGGAGGGCAAGCCGCTATGA
- a CDS encoding DAHL domain-containing protein, with protein sequence MSLSRRLGLAFIGVLLASILLFMYIESGAQQAASHIESRDLIRLLKQQDAIWDNEVLKSRVALSRNYDPLVSPLNEMARLWQRLDAIESETGRHAPSLWSTQRDEYLKAVKEKTRLVEQFKSHNAVLRNSLAFLPTAEDDIQRQFAQLSDEDKLRLQSAIIDTYDLLLSTLEFAQVTTQDQAAEILMGLNQLDVNKERLPAGLVGSVDILRRHIALILREQPLVNQLMHDFEAVPLAPRLDTITNLLEKDQEVAAAKHQRNHILLLVFATFLVLILIWLAVRLVRSFSEIKRVNSALQTANDELEQRVEERTRQLKDTQSELMDTARQAGMAEIATNVLHNVGNVLNSVNISADLVSRKLRSSKALGLGKAMNLINEHSHDLGHFLTEDEKGKLLPGYLNQLVEAIAVEQQGLTDELAQLSKSVDHIKDIVSTQQSYAGANTLMEPLVVSELLEDALRMNSGALTRHHVTVIKEYGEVPRIMGDKHRLLLILINLISNAKYAMAGVSNHARNMTLKATVVDEELQISVKDEGEGIPAENMTRIFAHGFTTRKDGHGFGLHSCALAAIEMNGHLTVHSEGPGTGATFVLQLPLKLAEGEP encoded by the coding sequence ATGAGCCTCTCCCGCCGCCTCGGCCTGGCCTTCATCGGCGTATTGCTGGCCTCGATTTTGTTGTTCATGTACATCGAGTCGGGTGCCCAGCAGGCTGCCTCGCACATTGAATCAAGGGACCTGATCCGCCTGCTCAAACAGCAGGATGCGATCTGGGATAACGAAGTGCTCAAGTCCCGGGTTGCCCTGAGCCGCAATTACGATCCGCTGGTTTCACCCTTGAATGAAATGGCACGCCTATGGCAGCGCCTGGATGCGATCGAGTCGGAAACGGGACGTCATGCGCCGTCGCTCTGGTCAACCCAGCGCGACGAGTACCTCAAGGCAGTCAAGGAAAAAACCCGCCTGGTGGAGCAGTTCAAGTCCCACAACGCGGTGCTGCGCAACTCCCTGGCCTTCCTGCCCACCGCCGAGGACGACATCCAGCGGCAATTCGCCCAACTGTCTGACGAAGACAAGCTCCGACTGCAAAGCGCCATCATCGACACCTACGACCTATTGCTCAGCACGCTGGAGTTCGCCCAGGTCACCACCCAGGACCAGGCTGCCGAAATCCTGATGGGCCTCAACCAACTGGACGTCAACAAGGAGCGACTGCCCGCGGGGCTCGTCGGCTCCGTCGATATTCTTCGCCGACATATCGCACTGATCCTTCGCGAGCAACCGTTGGTCAATCAATTGATGCACGACTTCGAGGCAGTCCCTCTCGCTCCCCGGTTGGATACCATCACCAACCTGTTGGAAAAGGACCAGGAGGTCGCCGCCGCCAAGCATCAGCGCAACCACATTCTGCTGCTGGTGTTCGCCACCTTCCTGGTGCTGATACTGATCTGGCTGGCCGTCCGGCTGGTGCGCAGTTTCAGCGAAATCAAGCGGGTCAACAGTGCCCTGCAAACCGCCAACGACGAACTCGAACAACGGGTCGAGGAACGGACCCGCCAGCTCAAGGACACCCAGAGCGAACTGATGGACACCGCTCGCCAGGCCGGCATGGCGGAAATTGCCACCAACGTCTTGCACAACGTGGGCAACGTGCTCAACAGCGTGAACATTTCCGCCGACCTGGTCAGCCGCAAGCTGCGCAGCAGCAAGGCCCTGGGGTTGGGCAAGGCGATGAACCTGATCAACGAGCACAGCCACGACCTGGGGCATTTCCTCACCGAGGACGAAAAAGGCAAGCTGCTGCCCGGCTACCTCAACCAGTTGGTGGAAGCCATCGCGGTGGAACAACAAGGCCTGACCGACGAACTGGCGCAACTGAGCAAGAGCGTCGATCACATCAAGGACATCGTTTCCACGCAGCAGTCCTACGCGGGCGCCAACACCTTGATGGAACCGCTGGTGGTCAGCGAACTGCTCGAAGATGCCCTGCGCATGAACTCCGGCGCCCTGACCCGCCACCATGTGACGGTGATCAAGGAGTACGGCGAGGTGCCACGGATCATGGGCGACAAGCACCGCCTGCTGCTGATCCTGATCAACCTGATCAGCAATGCCAAATACGCCATGGCCGGGGTTTCCAACCATGCGCGGAACATGACCCTCAAGGCCACGGTCGTAGACGAAGAGCTGCAGATCAGTGTCAAGGACGAAGGCGAAGGCATCCCGGCGGAAAACATGACGCGCATCTTCGCCCATGGTTTTACCACCCGTAAGGACGGCCACGGGTTCGGCCTGCACAGTTGCGCACTGGCGGCGATTGAAATGAACGGCCACCTCACCGTACACAGCGAGGGGCCCGGGACCGGGGCGACATTCGTACTGCAACTGCCCCTGAAACTCGCAGAAGGTGAGCCATGA
- a CDS encoding FMN-binding glutamate synthase family protein, with the protein MSLSLLSRYAFFAGCVIFTLASLPFLQHDWLWPFALVTGLLSLLGLFDLLQSRHAVRRNYPILGNIRYLVEGIRPEIRQYLLESDSDALPFSRAQRSLVYSRAKNESADKPFGTLIDVYQTGFEFIGHSMRPAPLSDPSGFRVTVGGPQCTQPYSASVFNISAMSFGSLSANAIRALNQGAKLGNFAHDTGEGSISPYHREHGGDLTWELGSGYFGCRTSDGRFDPERFAVQARNPQVRMIEIKMSQGAKPGHGGILPKHKVTREIAETRGILMGEDCVSPSRHSAFSTPIELMQFVQQLRELSGGKPVGFKFCLGHPWEFMGIAKAMLETGILPDFIVVDGKEGGTGAAPVEFTDHIGVPLREGLLFVHNTLVGLNLRDKIKLGASGKIVSAFDIASVLAIGADWANAARGFMFAIGCIQSQSCHTNKCPTGVATQDTLRQRALVVPDKAQRVYNFHRNTLKALAEMLAAAGLEHPSQLQPKHLVRRMSATEIKLFSQLHVFLKPGELLTGEVNGQFYSRMWQLARADSFEPQEIVAA; encoded by the coding sequence ATGAGCCTATCGTTGCTGAGCCGCTACGCCTTCTTCGCCGGCTGCGTGATCTTCACCCTCGCCAGCCTGCCGTTCCTGCAACACGACTGGCTCTGGCCATTTGCGCTGGTGACCGGGCTGCTGAGCCTGCTGGGGCTGTTCGACCTGTTGCAAAGCCGCCACGCCGTGCGGCGCAACTACCCGATCCTGGGCAACATCCGTTACCTGGTCGAAGGCATTCGCCCAGAGATCCGCCAGTACCTGCTGGAATCCGACAGCGACGCCCTGCCCTTCTCCCGGGCCCAGCGCTCGCTGGTGTATTCACGGGCCAAGAACGAAAGCGCCGACAAACCGTTCGGCACCTTGATCGACGTCTACCAGACCGGCTTCGAATTCATCGGTCACTCCATGCGCCCGGCGCCGCTGAGCGACCCCAGCGGTTTTCGCGTCACGGTCGGCGGCCCGCAATGCACCCAACCTTATTCAGCCTCGGTATTCAACATCTCGGCGATGAGCTTCGGCTCCCTGAGCGCCAACGCGATCCGGGCGTTGAACCAGGGCGCCAAGCTCGGCAATTTCGCCCATGACACCGGCGAAGGCAGCATCAGCCCCTACCACCGCGAACACGGCGGCGACCTGACCTGGGAGTTGGGCAGCGGCTATTTCGGTTGCCGTACAAGCGACGGGCGCTTCGACCCCGAGCGCTTCGCCGTCCAAGCCCGGAACCCGCAGGTGCGGATGATCGAAATCAAGATGAGCCAGGGCGCCAAGCCCGGCCACGGCGGGATCCTGCCCAAGCACAAGGTCACCCGGGAAATCGCCGAGACCCGTGGCATCCTCATGGGCGAGGACTGTGTATCGCCGTCCCGCCACAGCGCGTTTTCCACGCCGATCGAACTGATGCAATTCGTCCAGCAGTTGCGTGAACTGTCCGGTGGCAAACCGGTGGGCTTCAAGTTCTGCCTCGGGCATCCATGGGAGTTCATGGGCATTGCCAAGGCCATGCTGGAAACCGGCATCCTGCCCGACTTCATCGTCGTCGATGGCAAGGAAGGCGGTACCGGCGCCGCGCCAGTGGAATTCACCGACCACATCGGCGTGCCGCTGCGCGAAGGCCTGCTGTTCGTGCACAACACCCTGGTGGGCCTGAACTTGCGCGACAAGATCAAGCTCGGCGCCAGCGGCAAGATCGTCAGCGCCTTCGACATCGCCAGCGTCCTGGCCATCGGCGCCGACTGGGCCAACGCCGCGCGCGGCTTCATGTTCGCCATCGGCTGCATCCAGTCGCAAAGCTGCCACACCAACAAATGCCCCACCGGCGTCGCCACCCAGGACACCCTGCGCCAACGCGCCCTGGTCGTCCCGGACAAGGCCCAGCGGGTCTACAACTTCCACCGCAACACCCTCAAGGCCCTCGCCGAAATGCTTGCCGCCGCCGGGCTTGAACACCCTTCGCAATTGCAGCCCAAGCATCTGGTGCGGCGCATGTCGGCGACCGAGATCAAGCTGTTTTCGCAGTTGCACGTGTTCCTGAAACCAGGGGAATTGCTGACCGGCGAAGTGAACGGACAGTTCTATTCGCGGATGTGGCAACTGGCGCGGGCGGACAGTTTTGAGCCGCAGGAAATCGTGGCCGCATAG
- a CDS encoding polysaccharide synthesis protein GtrA, producing the protein MKDFSALTMIVLVNGLIHGEIFFLLYGAVGLTQATSNFAAFCVAAVFSFYVTALYIFEPGKSWRGYLLFHCSMGVASYGIGSIGDALSSPGWVAVALYFLLNLATGYSLFRFLECRVL; encoded by the coding sequence ATGAAGGATTTCTCTGCGTTGACGATGATCGTCCTGGTCAATGGGTTGATTCATGGCGAGATTTTTTTCCTGCTGTATGGCGCCGTTGGACTGACCCAGGCAACCAGTAACTTCGCAGCGTTTTGCGTCGCTGCGGTGTTTTCGTTTTACGTGACGGCGCTTTATATCTTTGAGCCTGGGAAGTCATGGCGCGGCTATCTGCTGTTCCATTGCTCGATGGGTGTTGCGAGCTATGGCATCGGCTCGATCGGCGATGCGTTGAGTTCGCCTGGATGGGTGGCGGTCGCTTTGTATTTCTTGCTGAACCTGGCGACGGGCTACAGCTTGTTCCGGTTCCTTGAATGCCGCGTCTTGTAG
- a CDS encoding ATP-binding protein: MNSMSNRRILLIDDTPAIHDDFRKILTPEEESNAELQDMESALFGEAPKAVTTVFELDSAYGGQEGLAKLQQALAKERPYALAFVDMRMPEGWDGAKTIEELWKVDPQLQVVVCTAYSDYSWDELLDRLNGHDRLLILKKPFDNIEVQQMANTLTTKWEMTSRARLKMNKLEDLVEQRTLAFKQASELLQMEIDERKLLETQLVQSEKLASLGQLAAGVAHEINNPIGFISSNLGALGGYFSKLEEMLQAYGSAEQAIASPELVMNLKSLRQEVELDFLVEDIPVLIKESKDGIARVGQIVKDLKDFSRVDSSQEWQMANLQQGMDSTLNIVANEIKYKADVVKQYSPLPEVECLPSQINQVIMNLIVNAAQAIGPERGTITLRNGVEGDNVWIEVADNGSGIPPETLQKIFDPFFTTKPIGQGTGLGLSLSYGIVKKHNGEITVSSEVGVGTTFRVELPVRQMKLAG, from the coding sequence ATGAACAGCATGAGTAACCGGCGCATCCTCTTGATCGACGATACGCCCGCCATCCATGACGACTTCCGAAAGATCCTGACGCCAGAAGAGGAAAGCAACGCCGAACTGCAGGACATGGAAAGCGCACTGTTCGGCGAAGCACCGAAGGCCGTCACCACGGTGTTCGAACTGGATTCGGCCTACGGCGGCCAGGAGGGCCTGGCCAAGTTGCAGCAGGCCCTGGCGAAGGAGCGTCCTTATGCGCTGGCGTTCGTCGACATGCGCATGCCCGAAGGCTGGGACGGCGCCAAGACCATCGAGGAGTTGTGGAAGGTCGACCCGCAATTGCAAGTGGTGGTCTGCACCGCGTACTCGGATTATTCCTGGGACGAATTGCTCGACCGCCTGAACGGCCACGACCGGCTGCTGATATTGAAAAAGCCCTTCGACAACATCGAAGTCCAGCAGATGGCCAATACCCTGACCACCAAATGGGAAATGACCTCCCGCGCCCGTTTGAAAATGAACAAGCTCGAAGACCTGGTGGAACAACGCACCCTGGCGTTCAAGCAGGCCAGCGAGCTGCTGCAGATGGAAATCGACGAGCGCAAGCTGCTCGAGACCCAACTGGTGCAGTCGGAAAAACTCGCCTCCCTGGGTCAACTGGCGGCCGGCGTCGCTCACGAAATCAACAACCCGATCGGCTTCATTTCGTCCAACCTTGGCGCCCTGGGTGGTTATTTCAGCAAGCTCGAGGAAATGCTCCAGGCCTATGGCAGCGCCGAGCAAGCCATTGCCTCGCCGGAGCTGGTGATGAACCTGAAGAGCCTGCGCCAGGAGGTGGAACTGGATTTCCTGGTCGAAGACATTCCGGTCCTGATCAAGGAATCCAAGGACGGCATCGCCCGTGTCGGGCAGATTGTCAAGGACCTCAAGGACTTCTCCCGGGTCGACTCCAGCCAGGAATGGCAGATGGCGAATTTGCAGCAGGGCATGGATTCGACGTTGAACATCGTCGCCAACGAAATCAAGTACAAGGCCGACGTGGTCAAGCAATACAGCCCGCTACCGGAAGTCGAATGCCTGCCGTCGCAGATCAACCAGGTGATCATGAACCTGATCGTCAACGCCGCCCAGGCCATCGGCCCGGAACGCGGCACCATCACCCTGCGCAACGGTGTCGAAGGCGACAACGTCTGGATCGAAGTCGCCGACAACGGCTCGGGCATCCCACCGGAAACCCTGCAGAAAATCTTCGACCCGTTCTTCACCACCAAACCCATCGGCCAAGGCACGGGGCTTGGGTTGTCGTTGTCCTACGGCATCGTGAAGAAACACAACGGTGAGATCACGGTGAGCAGCGAAGTGGGTGTGGGGACGACGTTCCGGGTGGAGTTGCCGGTGCGGCAGATGAAGTTGGCGGGGTGA